One genomic segment of Rivularia sp. PCC 7116 includes these proteins:
- the trmD gene encoding tRNA (guanosine(37)-N1)-methyltransferase TrmD, whose translation MRFDIVTLFPDCFTSVLNSGLIGKALAKQIASVHFVNPRDFTTDKHRKVDDEPYGGGVGMLMKPGPIFSAVESLPVLPRREVIMMSPQGETINQPLLRELAANYDQLAIICGHYEGVDERVLELVTREVSLGDFILTGGEIPSMALMNGVVRLLPGTVGKAESLKLESFEEGLLDYPQYTRPAIFRDRKVPDVLLSGNHAAIARWRYEQQIDRTRKRRPDLFQAWEEEKRGGEGVRE comes from the coding sequence GTGCGTTTTGATATAGTTACGCTATTTCCCGATTGTTTTACTTCCGTTCTCAATTCCGGGCTGATTGGTAAGGCTTTAGCCAAGCAAATTGCCAGCGTGCATTTTGTAAATCCGCGAGACTTTACCACCGACAAGCACCGGAAAGTTGATGATGAACCTTATGGTGGGGGAGTTGGCATGTTAATGAAGCCCGGACCTATTTTCTCTGCTGTCGAATCGCTGCCGGTTTTGCCGCGACGAGAGGTGATCATGATGAGTCCCCAGGGAGAAACTATCAATCAGCCATTATTAAGAGAATTGGCTGCCAACTACGACCAATTAGCGATTATTTGCGGTCATTATGAAGGAGTTGATGAGAGAGTATTAGAATTAGTCACCCGTGAAGTTTCTTTAGGAGATTTTATTCTGACTGGTGGCGAAATACCTTCTATGGCTTTAATGAATGGTGTAGTCCGTTTGCTTCCGGGTACCGTAGGTAAAGCTGAATCTTTAAAATTAGAAAGTTTTGAAGAAGGATTGTTAGATTATCCCCAATACACCCGCCCCGCCATCTTTCGCGATCGCAAAGTACCCGATGTACTATTGTCCGGCAATCATGCAGCAATTGCACGGTGGCGTTACGAGCAACAAATTGACAGAACCCGCAAACGTCGTCCCGATTTATTTCAAGCTTGGGAAGAGGAGAAGAGAGGGGGAGAAGGAGTGAGGGAGTGA
- the cphA gene encoding cyanophycin synthetase, translated as MRILKIQTLRGPNYWSIRRHKLIVMRLDLENLADTPSNEIPGFYEGLVEALPSLEGHYCSPGCRGGFLMRVREGTMMGHIAEHVALELQELAGMRAGFGRTRETSTPGIYQVVFEYLNEEAGRYAARAAVRLCQSIVDRGRYPQAELEQDLQDIKDYWRDASLGPSTESIVNEAKKRGIPWMPLGSRYLIQLGYGVQQKRIQATMTANTGILGVELACDKEATKRVLESSGVPVPKGTVINFFDDLEDAVDYVGGFPIVLKPLDGNHGRGITIDIRSWEEAEAAYDAARAVSRSVIVEKFYLGRDHRVLVVDGKVVAVAERVPAHVVGDGRSTIADLVEETNKDPNRGDGHDNVLTRIILDRNSYALMERQGFTLDTILDKNEICYLRATANLSTGGIAVDRTDEIHPQNAWLAERIVKIIGLDIAGIDIVTTDISRPLRETDGVLVEVNAAPGFRMHVAPSQGIPRNVAAAVIDMLFPADKTTRVPVLSVTGTNGKTTTTRLLAHIFKQTRKVIGYTTTDGTYIGEYLVEAGDNTGPQSAQLILQDPTVEVAVLETARGGILRSGLAFEASNVGVVLNVAADHLGLGDIDTIDQLSHLKSVVAEAVYPDGYAVLNADDKRVAAMAERTKANIAYFTMNPDSELVRGHIEKGGVAAIYENGFLSILKGDWTHRIEKVDNIPLTMGGRAPFMIANALAASLAAFVQNVSIEEIRAGLNTFRASVNQTPGRMNLFNLGKHHALIDYAHNPASYEALGGFVRNWTSGQRIGVVGGPGDRRDEDFVMLGKLASEIFDCIIIKEDDDTRGRKRGSAAELITQGIREVNPDCVHETVLDETEAINKALDLATDDSLVVILPESVSRAIKLIKARGVIEEEVPEKIDSPTPKDKEVGVPSSVLNSL; from the coding sequence ATGAGAATCCTCAAGATCCAAACTTTACGCGGTCCTAACTATTGGAGCATTCGACGCCACAAGTTAATCGTCATGCGCCTTGATTTAGAAAACCTCGCTGACACTCCCTCGAATGAAATCCCTGGATTCTACGAAGGATTGGTAGAAGCTTTACCTTCTTTGGAAGGTCATTACTGCTCTCCTGGCTGTCGTGGTGGCTTTCTAATGCGGGTGCGAGAAGGCACTATGATGGGTCATATTGCCGAACATGTGGCGCTAGAACTTCAGGAATTAGCCGGAATGCGTGCGGGCTTCGGTCGCACCCGCGAAACTTCGACTCCGGGAATTTATCAGGTCGTTTTCGAGTATTTAAATGAGGAAGCCGGACGTTATGCTGCAAGAGCTGCTGTCAGGCTTTGTCAAAGTATTGTCGATAGGGGGCGCTATCCCCAGGCTGAGTTAGAGCAAGATTTACAAGATATCAAGGACTATTGGCGCGATGCTTCTTTAGGACCTTCTACCGAATCAATTGTTAATGAAGCTAAAAAAAGGGGTATCCCTTGGATGCCTTTAGGTTCGAGATATTTGATTCAGTTGGGTTATGGAGTACAGCAAAAGCGGATTCAAGCCACAATGACGGCTAATACCGGCATTTTAGGTGTAGAACTTGCTTGTGACAAGGAAGCGACTAAGCGTGTTCTCGAATCTTCAGGGGTGCCCGTACCCAAAGGAACTGTAATCAATTTCTTCGACGATTTAGAAGACGCAGTTGATTATGTTGGTGGCTTTCCTATTGTTCTAAAACCCCTCGATGGCAACCACGGACGCGGTATTACCATTGATATCAGAAGTTGGGAAGAAGCTGAAGCGGCTTACGATGCTGCTAGGGCTGTTTCTCGCTCGGTAATTGTTGAGAAATTCTATCTCGGACGCGACCATCGGGTATTGGTAGTTGACGGTAAAGTTGTTGCCGTAGCCGAACGAGTACCTGCTCATGTTGTTGGTGACGGTAGGTCAACTATTGCCGATTTAGTTGAAGAAACTAATAAAGACCCAAATCGTGGCGACGGTCACGATAATGTTTTAACCCGAATTATTTTAGACCGCAATAGTTATGCTTTGATGGAAAGACAGGGTTTCACCCTCGATACCATTTTAGATAAAAATGAAATTTGTTATTTACGAGCAACGGCGAATTTATCTACGGGTGGTATTGCTGTAGACCGTACTGATGAAATTCATCCTCAAAATGCTTGGTTAGCTGAACGGATAGTTAAAATAATTGGTTTAGATATCGCCGGGATTGATATTGTTACTACCGATATTAGTCGTCCTTTAAGAGAAACCGATGGAGTACTTGTAGAGGTGAATGCAGCACCGGGATTCCGGATGCACGTTGCTCCCAGTCAAGGAATTCCTCGCAATGTTGCTGCGGCAGTAATAGATATGCTGTTCCCTGCCGATAAGACTACTCGCGTACCTGTTCTCAGCGTGACCGGCACCAATGGTAAAACTACTACTACTAGGTTGCTAGCTCATATTTTCAAGCAAACTAGAAAAGTGATTGGGTATACAACTACAGATGGCACCTATATCGGAGAATATTTAGTAGAAGCTGGCGATAATACCGGGCCGCAAAGCGCCCAGCTGATATTGCAAGACCCGACGGTAGAAGTTGCCGTGTTAGAAACAGCACGGGGAGGTATTTTACGTTCGGGGTTAGCTTTTGAAGCATCTAATGTTGGTGTGGTGTTAAATGTTGCTGCCGACCATTTAGGATTGGGTGATATTGATACCATCGATCAACTTTCGCATTTGAAGAGTGTGGTTGCTGAAGCGGTATATCCCGATGGTTATGCGGTATTAAATGCCGACGACAAAAGAGTTGCGGCAATGGCAGAAAGAACGAAAGCCAATATTGCTTACTTCACCATGAATCCCGACTCGGAATTAGTTAGGGGACATATTGAAAAAGGTGGAGTAGCAGCGATTTATGAAAATGGCTTTTTATCTATTTTGAAAGGGGATTGGACTCACCGCATAGAAAAGGTAGATAATATTCCTTTGACAATGGGTGGACGCGCTCCATTTATGATTGCTAATGCTTTGGCAGCATCTTTAGCAGCTTTCGTACAAAACGTTTCCATAGAGGAAATTCGGGCTGGTTTAAATACCTTCCGGGCTTCGGTGAATCAAACACCGGGACGGATGAATTTATTTAATTTGGGTAAACACCACGCTCTAATTGACTACGCTCACAACCCAGCATCTTATGAAGCCTTGGGTGGATTCGTGCGTAACTGGACATCCGGACAGCGAATTGGTGTAGTTGGTGGCCCGGGCGATCGCCGTGACGAAGATTTTGTCATGTTGGGTAAACTAGCGTCTGAAATTTTCGACTGCATCATCATTAAAGAAGATGATGACACCAGGGGAAGAAAGCGCGGTTCTGCTGCCGAGTTAATTACTCAAGGTATTAGGGAAGTAAATCCAGATTGCGTACACGAAACAGTTTTAGATGAAACGGAAGCGATCAATAAAGCTTTAGATTTAGCAACCGATGATAGTTTGGTCGTTATCTTACCAGAAAGTGTCAGTCGTGCCATTAAGTTAATTAAAGCTAGGGGAGTTATTGAAGAAGAAGTTCCAGAAAAGATTGATAGTCCGACTCCGAAAGATAAAGAAGTCGGAGTTCCATCTTCGGTGTTAAATAGCTTATGA
- a CDS encoding cyanophycinase: MRQLKAKWLEMTTSQATKTAVLVIGGAEDKVHGREILRTFIDRAGAKDAHIAIIPSASREPSIIGARYVNIFEDMGVKKVEILDIRERDHCHDRYYKESLEECSGVFLTGGDQLRLCGVLADTPVMDIIRGRVKTGELTLAGTSAGAAVMGHHMIAGGGSGESPNRSLVDMATGLGFIPELIVDQHFHNRNRMVRLMSAIASHPDRLGIGIDEDTCAMFEKDGWLEVMGKGAVTIIDSSELTHTNEPRVGATEPLSLHNLRVHILGHGDRYHLYGRTAIPSVGRISS; encoded by the coding sequence ATGCGGCAACTAAAAGCTAAATGGCTGGAAATGACCACATCCCAAGCAACTAAAACCGCCGTTCTGGTTATTGGAGGCGCAGAAGATAAGGTTCACGGACGAGAAATTCTGCGAACTTTTATAGACCGTGCTGGTGCGAAAGATGCCCATATTGCTATTATTCCCTCTGCTTCTCGGGAACCGAGTATTATTGGCGCTCGCTACGTAAATATTTTTGAAGATATGGGAGTAAAAAAGGTTGAAATTTTAGATATTCGAGAACGCGACCATTGTCACGACCGTTACTACAAGGAATCGTTGGAAGAATGTAGCGGTGTTTTTTTGACTGGAGGCGATCAATTGCGTCTTTGCGGTGTCTTGGCTGATACGCCTGTGATGGATATTATCCGAGGACGAGTAAAAACTGGAGAATTGACTTTAGCCGGTACTAGTGCCGGAGCTGCGGTAATGGGACACCACATGATTGCTGGAGGCGGTAGTGGAGAGTCTCCGAATCGCTCTTTAGTTGACATGGCAACTGGCTTAGGGTTTATTCCGGAGTTGATTGTCGATCAGCATTTTCACAATCGTAACCGTATGGTGCGTTTAATGAGTGCAATTGCTTCTCATCCCGACCGTTTAGGAATTGGCATTGATGAAGATACTTGTGCCATGTTTGAAAAAGACGGTTGGCTTGAAGTTATGGGCAAAGGGGCGGTAACAATTATCGATTCGAGCGAACTTACTCATACTAACGAACCCCGTGTTGGAGCAACAGAACCTCTAAGCCTGCACAATTTAAGAGTACATATTCTGGGTCATGGCGATCGCTATCATTTATACGGACGAACTGCGATACCATCTGTAGGGCGAATATCCAGCTGA